AAATTAATATGATAAATTAAACCCCCTGCAGGCAGGGGGTTGTCCTTTATACGGAAACAACTTTTTTCACTTCCGGTATTTCCTGCTTGAGCACCCGCTCAATACCCTGCTTCAGGGTTATCGTTGCGCCCGGTCAGCCGCCACATGCTCCTTTCAGACGAACCTTAACCAAACCACTGGCATCAACATCTACAAGTTCAACATCCCCGCCGTCCCTCTGGAGAAACGGGCGAACTTTATTGAGAACTTCCTGGACCTTTTCCTTCATGGCTTTCATAACCTCCTTTCCGTAAAAATTAAATTATATTATGGCTGGCCTGACGGTTTGTATGTATCTGGGAAACATCCGGGATAACCCTATTTTACTCATATTTACCGGCAATGACAAGAAAAATTTCATTCCTTAAATGTTAAGGCTGGATCTGCAAGAATTCCCGCCCAAACAGGCGTTACTGCAGGTAAACCTTAATGGTAGCATACCTGGTTTTGCTTGATAAACTGCCTAACAGTTTCTTTTGAAGTTCAAGCTCCTGGCGCACCCGGGCAAGCTGAACTTCAGCCGCCTGAACGCCATCCGATGCTGAATCTGCACCGACCGGCTCACCAAGCAGCCTTTGCTCTTCGGCCGCCAGTTCCTGCAGCCTGGCTTCGCAAGCATAATATATTTGCGTAACATCCTCTTCATTAATCCGCTGAACCGCAGCATGCCCCAGTTCCCGTATTGAATCCACCGCCTGCTCGAACCTTTCTGCCGGCACGCTTACGGCAACAACCCTCTCACCTGATTCTTCACTTAGCAGGTATCCTCCGCTTTTAACGGCAATGTCTGCTATCCTGGCCGCAACCCCGCCCGGATCGGCAGCATCAAGACTGACGGCAGCACTGCGAACAATTTTTTTCTGCTGTGCACCAGCACCAAAGGCAGAGCTGAAAGCGGCCTGCTGTTGAATTGTTTTTCCTCTGACAGCCATGCTCTGGTTATCAGCCGCAGTACCCGTTTGCAAGGGCAGTAAACTGCTTCCCCTTAAGCGCCTTTCAGGCGGGTTGTCAAACTGTTCCGGCAAGCCCGTTGCGTGCCGGCTTGGGCCCGCTTCAGTGCCGGACGGCCCGGGCCGGGACTCAGCTAGGGACGGTTCGGCACCGCCAGCGGTTCCTGCAGCAGGCCGGCCGGGCATTATATTGCCGGCAATGCCGGAACGGTAAGAAATTTCGGAGCCAGAAGAAAAACCCCCGGTGGCCGCCCCGTCTTCTTCGCCGTTTATACCGCCCGAAGCATTAATATCACTACCATTATGATAGCCGGTGCTCCCCGGCAAAATTAAGTCTTTTCCTCCCCAGCGGCCCGGCGGCCCGTACACCAATACCGTGATGCCTGCAGTCACAAGGACCGCGGCAGCAAGGGCAACGGCACGATGCCACCGCCCGCCGGCAAGATGCCTGAAAATGCCGGCAATTCTGGACGTACTGCGAACAGGGGGTGAAGAAAGCTTGATTTTGTTTATAACCCTGTCGCTGATCCGGGAGGGCGGAACCACTTCGGGCAGGCCTCTGAACATGTTTAAAAGCTCACGGAGGACATTGTACTCGGTCCGGCACTCCGGACAGCCGGCCAGATGGGCGGAAACCATATCTCCCGTTGCCGCATCGAGCTCTCCGTCGAGATAGGGGGACAGCAACTCCCTCGCTTCACGGCACTGCATTTCAAATCCCTCCATATTTCTCTTGACGTGAGGTTAGCTCCATGAGTTCCTTGAGGCCGTTAAATTTTTCCCTAAATGCCCGGCGGGCGCGGCTTAGGCGCGACTTTACCGTACCCAGGGAGCAATTCATTACAGCGGAAATCTCATCGTAAGTCATGCCCTGGATCTCCCTCATTACCAGAATCAGGCGATGTTCCCCGGATATGCTGTTCAGGCACATCTGAACAAGCTCATTAAGCTCTTTTTTTTCAACTGTGTCTTCGGGGGAAGGTATGTATCCTGAAAAGAGGGAATAATTTTGAATATGTTCAAGACCGTTTTCGCCGTCTAAGGATACCGTGCTGTTTCTCTGCCGGCGCCGCAGTTCATCACGGCAGGCATTGGCGGTAATGCGGTAAAGCCAGGTCATAAAACTGGACTCGCCGCGAAAGCGGGGCAGGGCCTGATACAGGCGCAGAAAGGCTTCCTGGGCCAGGTCGGATGCATCGGCGTGGTTGCCTAAAAAACGGTACGCCACCGTGTATACCTTATTTTCATAACGGCGGACCAGCATTTCAAAAGCCTCCAGGTCGCCGTTTTGGCTTCTTTCGACAAGAATTTCATCGGCCGGATGCATCTCACCCCCTCCTTCACGAAAGGGCCGCCCGCCATCAGGGCAGGGGATTTGCCGGGTACCGGGCTGCACCCCGCTCACGGCTAAGTTTAAACTTCGACACGCCTCATTTTAATCCTTTCTTAAAATATTTCAGCACCTTAATTAATCGCCCGGCCTCTGCCAAGGACAGGGCTCCATGTAAAGCTTACAAAAAGCTTGCCCCCGCCCGTTATATCGCGTTGAAAATACCGTCCTTTAACTGCCAAAAGGGATACTGGCCCGGAAAAATCCAGGGCAAATTATCGTTAAGCAAAAAACGCCCCGCCTCCCTTGTATTGACTGGCAGGTTCTTTTCTGCTAGAATAGGTGTTGCTTAAGAACAAAAAACGCCGAAGTGGCGGAACTGGCAGACGCAGCGGACTCAAAATCCGCCGGGGCTCACCCCCCGTGTGGGTTCGACTCCCACCTTCGGCACCATCAGTATTTTCAAGGGCTCCAGGGTTGGGTGTAATTTCCAGAAGGAAATTTAAAACACCGAATCCGCTGCCCCTGAATCAACCGCAACGGATTCCTTCTTGTGCTACTCTGTCCGGAAATACTTGAGTAGCGAAGGAGGAATTTTATTTATGGCGAAAAAGAAAGTTGCTACCGTCAGAAAAGAAGTACCGGATACATGGCAGGAAGCGTTACAAGGGTTCCTTTTCTGGAAACAGGCTCAAGGATTAGCTGAAAGAACGCTTACCGATTACCGTAAACACGTTAGTCAATTTTTTAACCGCCACCCAAAAGCGTACAATTCCAAAAACCTGAAATCTGCTGTTCTGGAGTATATGGCACAGCCTGTCAAACCGGCGACATTTAATTTGCGGCTGGTCAACCTAAAGGCTTTCTTTGACTGGTGCATCCAGGAGGGCATCTTTACAGATAACCCATTGGCCGGCTTTAAACGCAGGAAGGCGGAAGGCCGGGTTGTCAACATAGAAGAAGAAAAATTAGCCCGTCTGCTTACCTTGCCGAACAAAGAAACATTTGCGGGACTGCGGGATTATGCTTTGTTGCTTCTCACGTTAGATACAGGTATTCGCCCGAAAGAAGCGTTTTCCTTGCTGGTGGACGACATCAACCTCCGTTCCCTGGAAGTGTGCATCCGTTCCGAAATCGCCAAAACCAGGACAACCAGGACGCTTCCCATATCCCCTGTAACGGCACAAGTCATCAGGGAATTATTGCAATCAAGACACCCTGCCTGGAAAAACAGCACCCCTGTGTTCTGCAGTTCAGAAGGAGGTAAAATGACGGATTTAAAGTGGGGGGATCGTCTGGAAGTTTATAGCAAGCAGCTAGGCGTATGGATTCGCCCTTATGATTTGCGTCATGCCTTCGCCTTGCAGTTCTTACGGAATGGCGGCCAACCCTTCGCACTGCAAAGAATCTTGGGGCATACAGACTTGACAATGACGAAGCGGTATATCGCACTTACCCAGCAGGACTTGCGTGAACAGCACACCGTTGCCTCCCCCTTAAACACGCTGGCACCCCAAAAGCACAGGGTTCGGAAAATAAAAAAGTAGCTTTAAAGAGTAGCGGGGTTTTTGCCCCGCTTTTTTATAGTTTCTTATTAAATTTTGGAACAAATAGTACAGCTACTGAAAGATGAATAAAATACCAGTTGAAATGTACTATATTACGTAATATAATACCTATTGCAACAAATTCACTTAAATGCGAGGATCAACAAAATGACACTTAAAAACCCCATTTATAAAAGCATAAAGGTTAAGCCGGAAGCGGTTCGGTTAGTGAAAGAAATGGTCAAGGCCGGTTTCTACCGTAAATCGGAGGCTGAAAAATTTGACGCCCTTAAAAAGCTGGGCGAGGACATTTGCGGCATCTACAGGGTGGACAAGGTAAATGTGAAAACTGGCGGTGTCGTAATGGGAGCCTTCGCAATTTACCAACCCGCATCGAAAACCATCAGCCTGAATAACATCAGCATAGTCAGCTTCCTACATGAGCTACGGCATCACCTCCAGCACGTTGGCCACCTACAAGCCAGCGGATTAAACGCTGAACAGGACGCCCATGCCTGGAGCTCGCGGATATTCAGCAAAGCGGTTCCAAATATGTTCCTGAAAGCGGTCAAAGCGGGAAGAATCGCCGCCCTACAGTGGGACGAGGCCAGTCAGCGGGTGGTTAACCGGCCAGATTACGACCAGATAAGGTGAGGGAAATTGGGGGAGCGAAGCCCCCGCAGGGTTAAGGTCTTCTCTTTGGTCATTTAAGCTAACCATTGTTAAACTCAACTTTGACAGTAAAAAAGTAAAAACCCCCGGATTTCAAGGTCTCCGGGGGAAAAGATTTAGACGTACCACAACATCTTCCTTTATTTAGGAATTCCAACGAAAAAGTTGCAATTTTTACTGGCAAGCAATTAAAGAAATAACAATTTTTAGGGTAATGGGGTAGCTACTAATACCCATATTATAGCACCATCAGGTAGTTCTTACTAGGCAAAAACTGTAAACGTGGCACAACGCTCCTGAATGATTTAGTGACTGACCCTTGATTTTATTGGGTTTGTGGCCTCCCTAAAGGGCTAAAATGGACTTTAACTGTCAAACTTCAGTTAAATAAGTTGCAAGAGGATATAAGAGGGACTTATAATACAACTAACTAGATTAATTGGTATTCCAGCGAATAGAAAGATGGTGAAGTTGTGGCTAAATGTGTTCAATGTGGACGGCCTGCAGTTTTAGCCCTCAAGGATGAAAATGTGACGTTTTGTATAGACTGTTATTTAAAATTTACGCAGGCAATTGAGATTCAAAACAGAATGTTGGCCGAAAAAATTAACTTTCTTTTGGGAGAAATGGAAGCCATATCAGGAGTTTACGGACTATTTCCGAGATATAATATTACCAAACCTATTTAGGGCTTGCTGAATAGCCATAAATTCCAGTAGTACCAAGGGATTAAGGGCCTTTTTGTCGAATTATTCTCCAAGGAAAACAGGCTCAATCATGTAAAAAGCTTGCACTTGGAGGCTGATAATATGTACCGGCGTCCCACTGGTCAGATGGTTATTGAAGACTTCGTACTTCCCTTCGAAGGAAAACTTGATGCCAACAACCGCTGGGTGAAACTGGCCAAGATAATACCCTGGGAGCAGATCGAAAATGAATATGCCGATCTTTTCCCCTCCAGTACCGGTACAGTGGCAAAGCCCTTGCGTATGGCCCTGGGCGCCTTGATTATAAAAGAACGATGCGGTTTCACCGACAGGGAGACGGTGGAGCAGATCACCGAAAACCCCTATCTCCAGTATTTCATCGGGCTGGAGAAATACCAGATAGAACCGCCCTTCGATCCCTCGTTAATGGTCCATTTCCGGAAACGGTTGGATCAAAAGATCATAAAGAAAATTAACGAGTTGATCTGCCAGAGCGAAAAACACAAGGAACAAAAAGACAAAGACCCAAAAGACAAAGACCCAGGCAATCCATCAGGCTCCGGTAATTTTGAAGTATGGAAGCCGGAAGTGAACAAGGGCAAGCTGTTGCTTGACGCTACCTGCGCCCCGGCAGACAT
The window above is part of the Pelotomaculum thermopropionicum SI genome. Proteins encoded here:
- the RpoE gene encoding DNA-directed RNA polymerase specialized sigma subunit, sigma24 homolog, which encodes MHPADEILVERSQNGDLEAFEMLVRRYENKVYTVAYRFLGNHADASDLAQEAFLRLYQALPRFRGESSFMTWLYRITANACRDELRRRQRNSTVSLDGENGLEHIQNYSLFSGYIPSPEDTVEKKELNELVQMCLNSISGEHRLILVMREIQGMTYDEISAVMNCSLGTVKSRLSRARRAFREKFNGLKELMELTSRQEKYGGI
- a CDS encoding hypothetical membrane protein, which encodes MQCREARELLSPYLDGELDAATGDMVSAHLAGCPECRTEYNVLRELLNMFRGLPEVVPPSRISDRVINKIKLSSPPVRSTSRIAGIFRHLAGGRWHRAVALAAAVLVTAGITVLVYGPPGRWGGKDLILPGSTGYHNGSDINASGGINGEEDGAATGGFSSGSEISYRSGIAGNIMPGRPAAGTAGGAEPSLAESRPGPSGTEAGPSRHATGLPEQFDNPPERRLRGSSLLPLQTGTAADNQSMAVRGKTIQQQAAFSSAFGAGAQQKKIVRSAAVSLDAADPGGVAARIADIAVKSGGYLLSEESGERVVAVSVPAERFEQAVDSIRELGHAAVQRINEEDVTQIYYACEARLQELAAEEQRLLGEPVGADSASDGVQAAEVQLARVRQELELQKKLLGSLSSKTRYATIKVYLQ
- the XerC gene encoding integrase, translating into MAKKKVATVRKEVPDTWQEALQGFLFWKQAQGLAERTLTDYRKHVSQFFNRHPKAYNSKNLKSAVLEYMAQPVKPATFNLRLVNLKAFFDWCIQEGIFTDNPLAGFKRRKAEGRVVNIEEEKLARLLTLPNKETFAGLRDYALLLLTLDTGIRPKEAFSLLVDDINLRSLEVCIRSEIAKTRTTRTLPISPVTAQVIRELLQSRHPAWKNSTPVFCSSEGGKMTDLKWGDRLEVYSKQLGVWIRPYDLRHAFALQFLRNGGQPFALQRILGHTDLTMTKRYIALTQQDLREQHTVASPLNTLAPQKHRVRKIKK